The Magnolia sinica isolate HGM2019 chromosome 10, MsV1, whole genome shotgun sequence genome includes a window with the following:
- the LOC131217214 gene encoding probable xyloglucan endotransglucosylase/hydrolase protein 23: MASSSSTNILIMLPLLLLASSLIPTYAANFYQDFDTTFGDGRVRILNNGELLTLSLDKASGSGFKSKNEYLFGNIDMQLKLVPGNSAGTVTAYYLTSQGPTWDEIDFEFLGNLSGDPYILHTNVFTQGKGNREQQFYLWFDPTADFHTYSILWNPQHIIFSVDGTPIRKFKNMESNGVAYPKNQPMRIYSSLWNADDWATRGGLVKTDWSQAPFTASYRNFNANACVWSSGTSSCDSKAQSTNNGWLTQELDSTGEERLRWVQKNYMIYDYCSDSKRFPQGFPTECNNTQQN, from the exons AtggcctcttcttcttctactaaTATTCTTATAATGTTGCCGTTATTACTATTAGCTTCCTCTCTAATACCTACTTATGCTGCTAATTTCTACCAAGATTTCGATACCACATTTGGCGACGGCCGTGTCAGAATACTAAACAACGGTGAATTACTCACTCTCTCCCTCGACAAGGCTTCCGGCTCCGGATTCAAATCCAAGAACGAATATCTCTTTGGAAATATCGATATGCAGCTGAAGCTCGTCCCTGGCAACTCTGCCGGCACCGTTACTGCATACTAT CTAACATCACAAGGACCAACATGGGATGAGATCGACTTCGAATTCCTGGGCAACCTTAGCGGAGACCCTTACATTCTCCACACCAATGTGTTCACACAAGGGAAAGGAAACAGAGAGCAACAGTTCTACCTATGGTTCGACCCAACTGCTGACTTCCACACATATTCCATCCTCTGGAATCCTCAGCACATCAT ATTCTCTGTGGATGGAACCCCCATCAGAAAATTCAAGAACATGGAGTCGAACGGTGTCGCATACCCAAAGAACCAACCGATGAGGATCTACTCGAGCCTCTGGAACGCCGATGACTGGGCCACCCGTGGTGGGCTCGTCAAGACCGATTGGTCGCAAGCTCCCTTCACTGCTTCCTATAGAAATTTCAATGCCAATGCATGTGTTTGGTCTTCGGGCACGTCTTCATGCGATTCAAAGGCTCAGTCCACCAACAACGGATGGCTTACCCAAGAGCTGGATTCGACTGGCGaagagaggttgagatgggtgcagaagaattacatgatctatgATTACTGCAGCGATTCAAAGCGGTTTCCTCAAGGCTTTCCCACTGAATGCAACAACACCCAACAGAATTAG
- the LOC131217213 gene encoding probable xyloglucan endotransglucosylase/hydrolase protein 23, giving the protein MASSSSTNVFAMLPLLLLASSLILAYAANFYQDFDSTFGDGRVRILNNGELLTLSLDKASGSGFKSKNEYLFGNIDMQLKLVPGNSAGTVTAYYLTSQGPTWDEIDFEFLGNLSGDPYILHTNVFTQGKGNREQQFYLWFDPTADFHTYSILWNPQHIIFSVDGTPIRKFKNMESNGVAYPKNQPMRIYSSLWNADDWATRGGLVKTDWSQAPFTASYRNFNANACVWSSGTSSCDSKTQSTNNGWLTQELDSTGEERLRWVQKNYMIYNYCSDSKRFPQGFPLECNNTQLN; this is encoded by the exons AtggcctcttcttcttctactaaTGTTTTTGCAATGTTGCCGCTATTACTATTAGCTTCCTCTCTAATACTTGCTTATGCTGCTAATTTCTACCAAGACTTCGATTCCACATTCGGCGACGGCCGTGTCAGAATCCTAAACAATGGCGAATTACTCACTCTCTCCCTCGACAAGGCGTCCGGCTCTGGATTCAAATCCAAGAACGAATATCTCTTCGGAAATATCGATATGCAGCTGAAGCTCGTCCCCGGCAACTCTGCCGGCACCGTCACAGCATACTAT CTAACATCACAAGGACCAACATGGGATGAGATCGACTTCGAATTCCTGGGGAACCTTAGCGGAGATCCTTACATTCTCCACACTAATGTGTTTACACAAGGAAAAGGAAACAGAGAGCAACAGTTCTACCTATGGTTCGACCCAACTGCCGACTTCCACACATACTCCATCCTCTGGAATCCCCAACACATCAT ATTCTCTGTGGATGGAACCCCCATCAGAAAATTCAAGAACATGGAGTCGAACGGTGTCGCATACCCGAAGAACCAACCAATGAGGATCTACTCGAGTCTCTGGAACGCTGATGACTGGGCAACCCGTGGCGGGCTGGTCAAGACCGATTGGTCACAAGCACCCTTCACTGCTTCCTATAGAAATTTCAATGCCAATGCATGTGTTTGGTCTTCGGGCACGTCTTCATGCGATTCAAAGACTCAGTCCACCAACAACGGTTGGCTCACCCAAGAGCTGGATTCAACAGGCGaagagaggttgagatgggtTCAAAAGAATTACATGATTTATAACTATTGCAGTGATTCAAAGCGGTTTCCACAAGGCTTCCCTCTTGAATGCAACAACACCCAACTGAATTAA
- the LOC131217216 gene encoding probable xyloglucan endotransglucosylase/hydrolase protein 23 has translation MVKSKIVIMLVMLVLSTSSMAAFANNFQQDFDITWGDGRAKILDNGNCLILSLDKTSGSGFQSKHSYLFGEITMQLKLVPGNSAGTVTAFYLSSSGATWDEIDFEFLGNLSGDPYTVHTNVFTQGKGNREEQFHLWFDPTKAFHTYSILWNPRQIVFSVDGIPIRVFQNAESIGVPFPNKQPMKIYSSLWNADDWATRGGLVKTDWTKSPFIASYMNFNAQACVCSSDGTSSCASNSPTSLSGDWLKQELDSNKKQKLIWVRQNYMIYDYCTDSKRFVQGFPPECKYAPLV, from the exons atggttaaaagtaaaatagtaa TAATGCTGGTAATGTTGGTATTATCAACCTCATCAATGGCAGCCTTTGCAAATAACTTCCAACAAGACTTCGATATCACGTGGGGTGACGGCCGTGCTAAGATTCTCGACAATGGGAATTGCTTAATCCTATCTCTCGACAAAACCTCCGGCTCCGGCTTCCAATCCAAGCATTCCTATCTCTTCGGCGAGATCACCATGCAGTTGAAGCTCGTCCCCGGCAACTCCGCTGGCACCGTCACCGCCTTCTAC CTTTCATCGAGTGGAGCGACGTGGGATGAGATTGATTTCGAATTCCTTGGGAATCTGAGCGGTGATCCTTACACTGTCCATACTAACGTATTCACACAAGGGAAGGGTAACAGGGAGGAGCAATTCCACCTTTGGTTTGATCCTACCAAAGCCTTCCACACCTATTCCATACTTTGGAACCCTAGACAAATTGT TTTCTCTGTGGACGGCATTCCAATCAGAGTCTTCCAAAATGCAGAATCCATCGGCGTACCCTTCCCAAACAAACAGCCCATGAAGATCTACTCCAGCCTTTGGAATGCCGACGATTGGGCCACTAGAGGTGGGCTCGTCAAGACTGATTGGACGAAATCACCATTCATTGCCTCTTACATGAACTTCAACGCACAAGCTTGTGTGTGTTCTTCCGACGGCACTTCTTCATGCGCTTCAAATTCTCCGACATCGCTGTCCGGCGATTGGCTGAAACAAGAGCTTGATTCGAATAAGAAGCAGAAGCTGATATGGGTGCGGCAGAATTACATGATTTACGACTACTGCACTGATTCCAAGCGGTTTGTGCAGGGATTCCCGCCAGAATGCAAATATGCCCCTCTCGTTTAG